The following is a genomic window from Anaeromyxobacter sp..
GGGCGGCGGACTACCTCGCACCACCCTTCGACGCCGAGACCTTGCTGGCGCGCCTGAGGCGGCTGGTGGAGCAGGTGGGGCCCCCCGGGCCGGCGCCCCAGGCCCCGGTCACCTCGTTCACCGGGCTCATCGGCGGCTCCGCCGCCATCCGCCGGGTGCTCTCCACCATCGACAAGATCTCCCGGTACAAGACCAACGTCCTCATCCTGGGGGAGAGCGGCACCGGGAAGGAGCTCATCGCCCGCGCCCTGCACGCCCGCGGGCCGCGCCGGCAGCAGCTCTTCGTGCCGCTCAACTGCGCCACCCTGGGGCGCGAGCTCCTGGAGAACGAGCTGTTCGGCCACGAGCGGGGCGCCTTCACCGGGGCCGACGACCGGAAGAAGGGGCTCTTCGAGCTGGCCGACGGGGGCACGCTCTTCCTCGACGAGATCGCCGAGATGGACCCGGCCACGCAGGCCAAGCTCCTCCGGGTCCTGGAGCGGAACGAGTTCCGGCGGGTCGGCGGCACCGGCAAGGTGAAGGTGGACCTGAGCGTGCTGGCGGCCACCAACCGGAACATCGACGACGCGCTCCGGCTCGGGCGGTTCCGCGACGACCTCTACTACCGCCTCAAGGTGGTCACCCTGGTCATCCCCCCGCTGCGCGAGCGCAAGGAGGACGTGCCGGCCCTGATCGACTCCTTCATCGCGGACTTCAACCGGCGCAACGACCAGAAGATCCGCGGGATCACCCCGCAGGCGCTCCGGGCCATCATGGACCACGACTGGCCGGGCAACGTGCGCGAGCTGAAGAACGCGGTGGAGAGCGCGGCCATCCTGGCCACGGGCGACACCATCGGCCTGGACGGCTTCGCCGAGCTGGGGCCGGGCGCCGGCGGCGCGGCGGGCTCCGGCGCCGCGGGCGGCGGCCAGCTGGCGCTCCGGGTGGGCTCCACCCTGGCGGCCGCGGAGCGCGACCTCATCCTCGCCACCCTGCGCCGCCACCCCGACAAGCGCGCCGCGGCCCGGGTGCTCGGGATCGGCCTGCGCACGCTCTACACCAAGCTGGGCCAGTACCGGCGGCAGGCCTCGGCGCGGCGCGGTGCCGATTCGGCATGAGCCGCGCGCCGGCGCCGGGTGGCCGCCGGGTCCGACGGGCGCCCCACCACGCCAGGCCGCCATTCGAGGGGCGCCGCGCCGCTGGCCCGCTTCGTGCTTTAGGCGCGGGGCGTGACGCAGAGAGACCGAGCCGCCGCGGCGCCCCCAGCCGCCCCCGCCGCCGCGCGTGCGCTGCTGGTGGTGGCGCCAGGGGGCACCGACCCGGATGGCCTGTTCCGGGAGCTGGCGGCGCGCCACGACTACCAGGTGGGCTACGGCGCCACCCTCGCCTCCGCCGACGAGGCCCTGCGGGCCCGGCCCATCGCCCTGCTGATCGCCTCCCCGGCGGTCTCCGCCGCCGACGTCGGGCACCTGCTGGCCTCGCGGGATCGCCTCCGCCCCGGCATCCCGGTGCTGGTCATCCGCTACCGGCAGGCCGAGGAGCCGCCCGCCTGGGCCCGGAAGGGCGTCGGCGTGCTGCGCTGCCCGCTCCTCCCGGAGGCGCTGAGCCGCTCGGTGGACGTCGTGCTCGGCCTGGCGGTGGCCCCCGACGGCGGGCCGAGGTCCGGCCGGTGAGCCTGGTCCTCGTCGCCGCCGCCGTCCTGCTGGTGGGAGCCGTGCTGGCCCTCGGCCTGCGCGACAACCGGCACCGCGGCTGGGCCGCCATCTCCACCCAGGCGCTGGCGAGCGGGCTGGTGCTCGCCGGGGTGCTGCCGGTGCTCATGGGCGGCGGCGAGGTCCGCGCCACCGTGCCCTGGTCCTACCCGATCGACGCCATCGCCGTGCACCTCGACCCGCTCGGCGCCTTCTTCCTGGCCTGGTCGCTGCCGATGACGCTGCTCGGCACCGTCTACGCGCTCGGGTACCTGCGGCCCTCCTTCCAGACCAGGAACGCCGGCGTCCAGTTCGCGCTGCTCAACGTCACCTCCCTCTCCTTCGTCATGATCTACACGCTGGAGAGCGCCTTCGTGTTCCTGCTCGGGTGGGAGATCGCGGCGGTGGCGGCCTGGCTGCTGGTGGTGTGGGACTACCGCAACCAGCGCATCCGCTTCGCCGGCTTCAACTACCTGGTCTCCACCCACATCGGGCTCTTCTTCCTGCTGGCCGCCTTCATGGTCATGCACAGCCAGACCGGCTCGATGGACTTCCAGGCCTTCGGCGCGTTCCTCCGCACGCCCGGCCCGTTGCGGGGCGTCACCTTCGTCCTGCTGGTCACCTCCTTCGGCCTCAAGTCCGCCTTCTTCCCGTTCCACACCTGGCTGCCCCGGGCCCACTCGGCGGCGCCGGCGCACGTCTCGGCGCTGATGTCCGGGGTGATCCACAAGGCCGGCCTCTTCGGCCTGCTGCGCTTCACCCTGCTCCTCGGCACGCCGGAGGACTGGATGGGGTGGTACGTGCTGGCCTTCTCGGCGCTCTCGGCGCTGGCGGGCGTCCTCTACACGACCACCCAGCGCGACCTGAAGCGGCTCCTCGGGTACTCCTCCACCGAGAACGTCGGGATCGCCGGGATGGGCTTCGGCGTGGGCACCCTGGGGCTGGCCTGGCACCAGCCGGCGCTGGTGGCCCTGGGCTTCGGCGGCGGCCTCCTGCACCTGCTCAACCACGCCTTCTTCAAGTGCCTCCTCTTCTACGCGGCCGGCGCCATCTACCGCTCGACCCACAGCGTCGACCTGGAGCGGCTCGGCGGCCTGGCCAGGCGCATGCCGTGGACGGCCGGCTTCTTCCTGCTGGGCGGGCTCGCCATCTCCGCGCTGCCCCCGCTCAACGGGTTCGTCGGCGAGTTCCTCATCTACGCGGGGCTCCTCGGCCAGGGCGCGCCGCCCGGCGTCGAGCGCGGGCTCTTCACCATCGTGGCCGCGCTGCTGGCCTTCGTGGGCGGCGTCTCGGCGCTGGCCATGACGCGCGCCTTCGGCCTGGCCTTCCTCGGAGCCCCCAGGGACCCGCGGCTCCACTGCGAGGGGGAGGTCCCCCTCACCATGCGCCTCCCCATGGCGCTGCACGCCGTCGGGGTCCTGGCGCTCGGCCTCCTGCCCGGGCTCGGCCTGGCCCTCGTCGACCAGCCGGTCCGCCTCTTCCTCGGGCAGCGCGGCGGGCCCGCGCCGGCGGCGGCCCTCGAGGCCACCCGCCTCCTCGGCCCGGTCGCCGGGCTGGGGCTCCTGCTCCTCCTGGTGCTGGCGGCGCTGGCCCTGCTGCGCCGCTGGCTGCTGCACGGCGCGGCGGCGCCGCGCTCCGTGACCTGGGGCTGCGGCTACGTCGGGGCCACCCCCCGGATGCAGTACACCGGGACGTCCTTCTCGGCGCAGTTCGCCGGCATCTTCGACACCGTGCTGCGCCACCTGCGCCGCGAGCGGCTCCCCACCGAGCCGTTCCCCCAGCGCGAGGGGCACCTCAGCACCCACTGCGTGGACGCCGTCGAGCAGCGCATGTTCGAGGTGATGGGCGAGGGGGACCGGATGGTGGTCCGGACGGCGGGCCGCATCCCCCTCGAGCCCCGCTTCTCGCTGGCCGCCGGGCTGGTGGTGCTCATCGCGGTGGTGGCCCTGGTGCTCTCCGGCGCCGGAGGCCGCTGGTGACGCCCCTCCTCGCCCTGGCCCACCTGGGGGCGCTGCTGCTCCTGCCCTTCCCCGTGATCGGCCTGATCAACCGCACCAGGTCCCTCTGGGCCGGCCGGAAGGGGCCGCGCCTGCTGCAGAGCGCCTCCGACCTGCGGCGGCTCCTGCGCAAGCGCCCCGTCTACAGCCGCACCACCACCATCCTCTTCGCCGCCGGGCCGCTGGTGGTGCTGGCCACCACCCTGGTGGCCGGCCTGCTGACCCCGCTCCTCGGCCGGTTCGCCCCGCTCGCCTTCCCCTACGACTTCGTGGCCTTCGCCTACCTGTGGGGCCTGGGCCGGATCTTCCTCATGCTGGCCGCGCTCGACACCGGCAGCGCCTTCGAGGGCATGGGCGCCAGCCGGGAGGCGACCTACGCGGCCTTCGTCGAGCCGGCCCTGTTCCTGGCGTTCGGCACCCTGGCCGCGGCGACCGGCCGGACCACCTTCGCCGAGATCCTCGACGTGGGGTTCCGCTCCCCGGCGCAGGTGGTCACCAGCCTGGGCGTGCTGTTCACGCTCCTCGTCCTCCTGCAGGTCGAGACGGCCAGGGTGCCGGTGGACGACCCGGCCACCCACCTCGAGCTCACCATGATCCACGAGGTCATGATCCTCGACCACTCCGGCCCGGACCTGGCCGCGCTCCAGTACGCCGCGGCGCTCAAGCTGACGGTCTGCGCCGGGCTCATCGCCGGCCTGCTGAACCCGCTGCGCCTCGCCGACGGCCCGCTGCTGGCGGCGGCGGTCCAGCTCGGGCTGGTGGCGGCCGTGGCGGTGGCGGTGGGCTTCGTCGAGTCGCTGGTGGCGCGCCTCAAGCTGGCCGTGGTGCCGCAGTACGTGCTGGCGGGCGGGATCTCCGCCGCGCTGGCGCTCCTGGCCACCGCCTGGGCGCAGGGCGGCGGACGATGACCTACCTGCTCCTCACCTTCCTGGTGGTGCTGGTCACCCCGCTCCTGACGGCCTCGTGGCGCCTCAGCCTGGTCGGGCTCGGGCTCCAGGGGCTGCTCATGGCCGCCATGGTGGCGCAGCGCGGCTGGACCCCGTCGGCCGGCGGCGTCCTGCTGCTGCTCGACCTGCTGCTGCTCAGGACCTGGTTCGTCCCCCGGCACCTCTTCGCCATCATGCACCGGCTCGGCGGGCCGAAGCGCCGCGACGTCATCCCGGCCAACCTGCTCTCCTGGACCATGGCGGGCGCCCTGGTGCTGGTGGCCTTCCGGTTCTCGACCCTGCTCCACGCCGCGCCGGGCGCCGCGGCGACCCACCTGGCGGTGGCCACCTCCGGGCTGCTGCTCGGGCTGCTGGTGCTGGGCACCCAGTCCAGCACCTTCGGGCAGATCATCGGGGTGCTGCGCGTCGAGTACGCCATCGCGCTCTTCGAGCTGGCCGGCGACCACCAGCCGGAGCTCCCCATCCAGCTCGGGGTGGCGGTGGTGCTCCTGCTGTCGGTCCTGACGCTGGGGGGCTTCCTCCGGCGCCTCGGGGCCGCCGGGCCGGACCAGCCGCCCGCGGCGGAGCCCGCCCCGTGACCACCCGCCCCGTCCCCAGCCCGGCCACGGGCACCAGCCCCGGCGCCCGAGGTCCGGCTGATCCGGCCCGGCATCCTCAACCTGCTGCTGGCGGTGGCCGCGCTCGACGTCGCCCTGGCCGGCTACTTCGCCCTGGCCGCGCCCGCCGCGGAGGTGGTGGTCTTCGCCGGCGGCTACCTGGTGGCCGACGCCACCTCCCGGCTCTTCCTGCTGGTGATCAACCTGGTGTTCGTGGGCATCGTCACCTACCTGTGGTCCCGGGTGAAGGACACCCCCGAGCTGCGCGACGGCATCGAGCGGCTGGCCGGCTTCGCCCTGGTCTTCATCGTGGTGGCCAACCTCGCCATCCTCTCGAACCACCTGGTGGCGACCTGGATCCTGCTGGAGGGGACCACCCTGGCGGCCGTCCCGATGATCCAGTTCCGGCTCACGCCGGCGCGGGTGCGCGCCTCCTGGCGCTACTTCCTGTTCTCGTCGGTCGGGCTGGCCCTGAGCCTGCTGGGCCTCCTCTGCCTGTCCCACGGCCTGGACGCGCACGGGGGCGGCCAGGCCTCGCTCTTCCTGGACGGGCTGGTGGTGGCGGCGGGGCAGCCGCCCGACGCCTGGCGTCGGGTCGGCCTGGCGCTGCTGCTGCTCGGGTACGGCACCAAGCTGGGGCTGGCCCCCATGCACACCTGGCTGCCGGAGACCTACCACGCCGCGCCGCCCTCCGTGACGGCGCTGCTCGGCGCCGTCCAGTTCAACGTGGTGCTGGTGGCGCTGCTCCGCGTGCTGCAGGCCTACGGCGCCGCCGAGCGGGACCTGATCGGCCCCATCCTGCTGACGCTGGGGCTGGCCACCATGGCGCTCTCGGCCTTCGGCATCATCGCCACGCACAACTACGTGAAGCTCATCGCCTTCGGGGCGCTCAACCACGGCGGGGTCATCGCCGTGGGCCTGGGCATCGGCCAGGGCGCCGCCTACGGCGTGGTGCTGTACGCGGTGAGCAACGCCTTCATCAAGGCCATCCTCTTCCTCACCGCCGGCAAGATCGAGGCGCGCTACCGGACCGAGGACGTCCGCGAGGTCTCCGGGCTCCTCAAGGACATGCCCTACAGCGGGCTGTTCTTCATGGTCGGCACCTTCGCCCTGCTCGGCTTCCCGCCCTTCGGCAGCTTCCTGGGGGAGCTCATCATCATGAGCGGCCTCATCGGCGCCGGGCACTTCCTGGTCTTCGCCGCCTTCTGCGCCATCCTGACGGTGACCTTCATCGCCACCGGCCGGTCGGTCTTCCCGATGATCTGGGGGGAGCCGAAGAGGCAGGTGGACTGGGCCAGCCAGAAGGTGGCCACGGTCCTGCCCAAGCTGATCTTCCTGAGCGCCCTGCTGGCCATGGGGATCTACCTGCCGGCGCCGGTCAACGCCCTCTTCCGGCAGGTGGCCGTGACCCTGGGGGGCCGGTGAGCGCCACCTTCTGCGCCCCGGTCGCGTCGCTCGGCCTGCCGACCCGGGCCTTCTTCGACGCGGTGGGCGCCCGGCTCACGGCGGGCGACCGCCCCGTCGCCTTCTGGGGCCAGCCGGCCGACGACCCGGCCGCGCTGACGCTCACCATGCTGCTGGACGACGCGGGAGCCTCTCGGCGCTCCGCACCGAGGTGGCCCGGAGCCACGGCTTCCACTCGCTCACCCGCGCCCACCCGGCGCTGCACGCCTTCGAGCGGGAGATCTTCGAGCAGCACGGGGTGAAGCCGCACGATCACCCCTGGCTGAAGCCGATCAGGTTCCCGGCGCCCGGCCCCGCCGGGATGACCGGCTATCCGTTCTACGCGGTCGAGGGCAAGGAGGTCCACGAGGTCGCGGTGGGCCCCATCCACGCCGGCGTCATCGAGCCCGGGCACTTCCGCTTCACGTGCCTGGGCGA
Proteins encoded in this region:
- a CDS encoding sigma-54-dependent Fis family transcriptional regulator, which translates into the protein VGRTCLVVRPAGGGSPSVARHLAAAGFSTVVASSEEEALAVLDRETLAAALIPRSFSPVAITTMVARAGHQHPAVPVVVLGASGTVQEAVDAMQQGAADYLAPPFDAETLLARLRRLVEQVGPPGPAPQAPVTSFTGLIGGSAAIRRVLSTIDKISRYKTNVLILGESGTGKELIARALHARGPRRQQLFVPLNCATLGRELLENELFGHERGAFTGADDRKKGLFELADGGTLFLDEIAEMDPATQAKLLRVLERNEFRRVGGTGKVKVDLSVLAATNRNIDDALRLGRFRDDLYYRLKVVTLVIPPLRERKEDVPALIDSFIADFNRRNDQKIRGITPQALRAIMDHDWPGNVRELKNAVESAAILATGDTIGLDGFAELGPGAGGAAGSGAAGGGQLALRVGSTLAAAERDLILATLRRHPDKRAAARVLGIGLRTLYTKLGQYRRQASARRGADSA
- a CDS encoding proton-conducting membrane transporter: MSRAPAPGGRRVRRAPHHARPPFEGRRAAGPLRALGAGRDAERPSRRGAPSRPRRRACAAGGGARGHRPGWPVPGAGGAPRLPGGLRRHPRLRRRGPAGPAHRPADRLPGGLRRRRRAPAGLAGSPPPRHPGAGHPLPAGRGAARLGPEGRRRAALPAPPGGAEPLGGRRARPGGGPRRRAEVRPVSLVLVAAAVLLVGAVLALGLRDNRHRGWAAISTQALASGLVLAGVLPVLMGGGEVRATVPWSYPIDAIAVHLDPLGAFFLAWSLPMTLLGTVYALGYLRPSFQTRNAGVQFALLNVTSLSFVMIYTLESAFVFLLGWEIAAVAAWLLVVWDYRNQRIRFAGFNYLVSTHIGLFFLLAAFMVMHSQTGSMDFQAFGAFLRTPGPLRGVTFVLLVTSFGLKSAFFPFHTWLPRAHSAAPAHVSALMSGVIHKAGLFGLLRFTLLLGTPEDWMGWYVLAFSALSALAGVLYTTTQRDLKRLLGYSSTENVGIAGMGFGVGTLGLAWHQPALVALGFGGGLLHLLNHAFFKCLLFYAAGAIYRSTHSVDLERLGGLARRMPWTAGFFLLGGLAISALPPLNGFVGEFLIYAGLLGQGAPPGVERGLFTIVAALLAFVGGVSALAMTRAFGLAFLGAPRDPRLHCEGEVPLTMRLPMALHAVGVLALGLLPGLGLALVDQPVRLFLGQRGGPAPAAALEATRLLGPVAGLGLLLLLVLAALALLRRWLLHGAAAPRSVTWGCGYVGATPRMQYTGTSFSAQFAGIFDTVLRHLRRERLPTEPFPQREGHLSTHCVDAVEQRMFEVMGEGDRMVVRTAGRIPLEPRFSLAAGLVVLIAVVALVLSGAGGRW
- a CDS encoding NADH-quinone oxidoreductase subunit H; this translates as MTPLLALAHLGALLLLPFPVIGLINRTRSLWAGRKGPRLLQSASDLRRLLRKRPVYSRTTTILFAAGPLVVLATTLVAGLLTPLLGRFAPLAFPYDFVAFAYLWGLGRIFLMLAALDTGSAFEGMGASREATYAAFVEPALFLAFGTLAAATGRTTFAEILDVGFRSPAQVVTSLGVLFTLLVLLQVETARVPVDDPATHLELTMIHEVMILDHSGPDLAALQYAAALKLTVCAGLIAGLLNPLRLADGPLLAAAVQLGLVAAVAVAVGFVESLVARLKLAVVPQYVLAGGISAALALLATAWAQGGGR